The Bacillus sp. Marseille-Q1617 genome has a segment encoding these proteins:
- a CDS encoding CD3324 family protein: protein MKYVNADKILPENLLKEIQHYVHGETIYIPKPKKAYKRWGSKSGSRALIDERNACIKEAFKNGTTIGQLALEHHLSCETIKKIVYRK, encoded by the coding sequence ATGAAATATGTGAATGCAGACAAAATACTACCGGAAAACTTATTGAAGGAAATTCAACATTATGTTCATGGAGAGACGATTTATATTCCTAAGCCAAAAAAGGCATATAAGAGGTGGGGAAGTAAATCTGGATCCAGGGCGCTGATTGATGAACGGAATGCATGCATTAAAGAAGCATTCAAAAATGGTACGACGATTGGTCAATTGGCACTGGAGCATCACTTGTCGTGCGAAACAATTAAGAAAATCGTTTATAGGAAATAA
- a CDS encoding FusB/FusC family EF-G-binding protein, with amino-acid sequence MNAFIRNDQYNFINYQTQVLINGYGTVNDISVLHALKGLIRDKVLNLFEELTPEQMKIIEQIINVKDSEHAEDFLTELKEYVIPFKELNETSLKKMFPKVKKLKIPDLNELDYKGISYLGWNNYGQESKYIVAECEGKLKGFKGTFKNSSKKGICTICNTFSSVGLYVSESKRSSQGTFVKKGNYICHDSTDCNGKLRDMDKLRDFIERINH; translated from the coding sequence ATGAACGCATTTATTCGAAATGATCAATATAATTTCATTAACTACCAGACACAGGTACTGATCAACGGGTATGGCACGGTGAATGATATCAGTGTGCTCCACGCTCTAAAAGGGTTGATCAGAGATAAAGTGCTGAATCTTTTTGAAGAGTTAACACCTGAACAAATGAAAATCATAGAGCAAATTATCAATGTAAAAGATTCTGAACATGCAGAGGATTTCCTGACTGAACTAAAGGAGTATGTGATCCCTTTCAAGGAATTAAATGAAACGTCACTGAAAAAAATGTTCCCTAAAGTCAAAAAGCTTAAGATCCCGGATCTGAATGAACTAGACTATAAAGGAATTTCGTATCTTGGATGGAATAACTATGGACAGGAAAGCAAGTATATTGTTGCTGAATGTGAAGGAAAGCTAAAAGGCTTTAAAGGTACATTTAAAAACAGCAGCAAGAAAGGAATCTGTACCATTTGCAATACCTTTTCCAGTGTGGGCCTCTATGTTTCGGAATCAAAAAGATCTTCTCAAGGTACATTTGTGAAAAAAGGAAATTATATCTGCCATGATAGTACGGATTGCAACGGTAAACTGAGGGATATGGATAAGCTTCGAGATTTTATTGAAAGAATCAATCATTAA
- the rlmN gene encoding 23S rRNA (adenine(2503)-C(2))-methyltransferase RlmN, translating to MEKTSIYGLTLDQLTSWLVEHGQKKFRAAQVWDWLYKKRVTDFSQMKNVNSECIELLEEHFHIQTLKQEIKQESKDGTIKFLFKLEDGNLIETVLMRFNYGLSVCVTTQVGCNIGCTFCASGLLKKNRDLSSGEIVEQIMNVQHHLDSQGKEERVSHIVVMGIGEPFDNYDNMMDFFRVVNDQKGLSIGARHITVSTSGLADKIYKFADENIQINLAVSLHAPNNELRTKIMKINRAYPLEKLMPAIDYYLEKTNRRITFEYILLRDVNDHKEEALQLAKLLKNKRHLSYVNLIPYNPVDEHNQYQRSTKDAIVGFYGTLLEHGINCGVRVEQGTDIDAACGQLRSKQIKKDKEKIQS from the coding sequence ATGGAGAAAACATCCATATACGGATTAACATTAGATCAACTGACCTCATGGCTGGTTGAGCACGGTCAAAAGAAGTTCCGTGCCGCTCAGGTGTGGGATTGGTTATATAAAAAAAGAGTGACTGACTTTTCACAAATGAAAAATGTTAACAGTGAATGCATTGAATTATTAGAAGAGCATTTTCACATCCAGACGTTAAAGCAGGAAATCAAACAGGAATCGAAGGACGGAACAATTAAATTCTTGTTCAAACTCGAGGACGGCAACCTGATAGAGACTGTTTTGATGCGATTCAATTATGGGTTGAGTGTGTGCGTAACCACACAGGTCGGCTGTAATATCGGCTGTACTTTCTGTGCAAGTGGATTACTGAAGAAAAACCGTGATCTATCCAGCGGGGAAATTGTCGAACAGATCATGAATGTACAGCATCATTTGGACTCACAGGGCAAGGAAGAGCGTGTAAGTCATATCGTCGTGATGGGAATCGGGGAACCTTTTGATAACTATGATAACATGATGGACTTCTTCAGGGTTGTAAACGATCAGAAGGGTCTATCCATCGGTGCACGTCACATTACCGTATCCACAAGCGGTTTGGCGGATAAGATCTATAAATTTGCCGATGAAAACATTCAAATCAACCTTGCAGTGTCCTTGCATGCACCGAATAATGAGCTTCGTACGAAGATTATGAAGATCAACCGTGCATATCCATTGGAAAAACTGATGCCGGCAATTGATTACTATTTAGAAAAAACAAATCGACGCATCACCTTTGAATATATTCTTCTGCGTGATGTGAATGATCATAAAGAAGAAGCCCTTCAACTCGCTAAGCTATTGAAAAACAAGCGTCATTTATCCTATGTGAACTTGATTCCATACAATCCGGTAGACGAACACAATCAGTATCAGCGCAGTACGAAGGATGCGATTGTAGGATTCTACGGCACACTGCTTGAACACGGTATCAACTGTGGTGTGCGGGTAGAGCAAGGTACAGATATCGACGCAGCATGCGGTCAGTTACGAAGTAAGCAGATTAAGAAGGATAAAGAAAAGATTCAATCTTAA
- a CDS encoding DUF2975 domain-containing protein, whose product MMKLTTIFLKSAVLLIGLVVLGLSVFGLSKLAEFSASVNPEFSYLRWPVMLGLFMTEVPFFLALYQTFRLLGRIENKDAFSEEAVKSLRRIKMNALVISCYMLQVHYFCFLRRRCTLVWP is encoded by the coding sequence ATGATGAAACTAACCACAATATTTTTAAAGTCTGCGGTTCTATTGATCGGACTGGTTGTTTTGGGTCTGAGTGTCTTCGGATTGTCGAAACTTGCAGAATTCTCGGCGTCGGTTAATCCTGAGTTTTCCTATCTTAGGTGGCCGGTAATGCTTGGCTTATTCATGACCGAGGTTCCTTTTTTTCTTGCACTTTACCAGACATTCAGACTATTGGGGCGCATTGAAAATAAAGATGCATTCTCTGAAGAAGCAGTAAAGAGCCTAAGACGAATTAAAATGAATGCCTTGGTCATATCCTGCTATATGTTGCAGGTGCATTATTTCTGTTTTCTCAGAAGGCGCTGCACCCTGGTTTGGCCATAA